The DNA region TTACATTCTTATAACAAGCAAGTAGTATGCCAAAGTGATCTAGACCAAAAAGTCGTTGTTTCCGCGGTTCACGATAAAGCGCTTTCTTTACACACTGTGTAAATATAAACGCACAGTGTATTTTGTGTGTAAAAAATGAGCAAAAAAAAAGAGCGTCTCTATGACACTCTTACTCAATATGATTGTTCCATCATTTTTAACATTTTATTGAACTGACGCTTTTTAAAGAACATCATGATCGTTCCAACTGCTGCATCATTGATTTTTTGTAAAAACCCATAGGATTCCATTTTCTCAACATAATGAATCTCACAAGATTTGTCATCCAGCGGCTTGATATCATATTGAACTAAAAAGTCATTTTTGGTTGTAGACGTTCTAAAATGGTAAGCTGTATTTTCAACTACTTTTTCGACTTTGATACGTGCCCGGCTATTCTTTGAGAATTGTTTGACATATTCAAAATTGTTTAGTTGTTTTCTTGTTAGGCTTTTACCAGTATGTTTGCGTACGTCAAACAAAACAGAATCCATGACTTGGCCATAAAAAACAGATGCTGGAATATTTAATGTCTTTACGATTTCCATTATCGTTTCACCTCGTTGTTCTCTTTCTTATTTTGCTCTTCTTTCTTTTTTCCTTTAAAGAAAAAATATCCTCCGACTGCGACTAAGAAAATTCCTGTCGTCATACTTAACAAATCATACTTCATTGATGCAGGATTTAGCGCATATAAGATGATCAATGATCCAATACTGCATACAAATAAGCCATTTCTTACCATTTTACATCCATCCAATCTTTTTTAAACTGCTGCTGCTTGGAAGTATAAGACACTGCCCCAAGGTTGCGCTTTGATCAATTCTTT from Enterococcus sp. 9D6_DIV0238 includes:
- a CDS encoding DUF3284 domain-containing protein — translated: MEIVKTLNIPASVFYGQVMDSVLFDVRKHTGKSLTRKQLNNFEYVKQFSKNSRARIKVEKVVENTAYHFRTSTTKNDFLVQYDIKPLDDKSCEIHYVEKMESYGFLQKINDAAVGTIMMFFKKRQFNKMLKMMEQSY
- a CDS encoding DUF3188 domain-containing protein — its product is MVRNGLFVCSIGSLIILYALNPASMKYDLLSMTTGIFLVAVGGYFFFKGKKKEEQNKKENNEVKR